In Aristaeella hokkaidonensis, the following are encoded in one genomic region:
- a CDS encoding alpha/beta hydrolase family protein, whose product MEEIIIQSPNGNVFGVLQLPEGKTPAPLIILSHGFGGNHTLDMDSAAHFVSAGFATYNLDFCGGGFNSKSSGTMLDMSVLTEAADLNAVIDHFRNDGRISDIYLWGASQGGFVSAYVSSRRPEDIKAVVLEFPAIVLQDDSEKRRLPDGTFPEVSSIMGAKISRKYDEDATSFDLYDLLPAYTGPVLILHGDKDPIVPLRYSEKAQKTYADARLIVYPGQGHGFTGASKQDAMAQETAFFLEH is encoded by the coding sequence ATGGAAGAAATTATTATCCAGAGTCCCAACGGAAACGTCTTTGGTGTGCTTCAGCTGCCGGAAGGAAAGACCCCGGCCCCGCTGATTATCCTTTCCCACGGATTCGGGGGAAATCATACCCTGGATATGGACAGCGCGGCTCATTTCGTTTCTGCAGGCTTTGCGACCTACAACCTGGATTTCTGCGGCGGCGGGTTCAACTCGAAGAGCAGCGGAACCATGCTGGATATGTCCGTGCTGACGGAAGCGGCGGATCTGAACGCGGTCATCGATCACTTTCGGAATGACGGGAGAATCTCGGATATATATCTGTGGGGAGCCAGCCAGGGCGGCTTTGTTTCAGCTTACGTATCCTCCCGGCGCCCGGAGGATATCAAAGCGGTGGTGCTGGAGTTCCCGGCCATTGTGCTGCAGGACGATTCGGAAAAACGGAGACTGCCGGACGGCACTTTCCCGGAGGTCAGCAGCATCATGGGGGCAAAGATCAGCCGGAAGTATGACGAGGATGCCACTTCCTTTGACCTGTATGATCTGCTGCCCGCCTACACCGGCCCGGTGCTGATCCTTCACGGGGATAAGGATCCCATTGTACCGCTCCGTTATTCGGAGAAAGCGCAGAAGACCTATGCGGATGCCCGGCTGATCGTTTATCCGGGACAGGGACACGGCTTCACGGGCGCGTCCAAGCAGGATGCTATGGCCCAGGAAACTGCGTTCTTCCTGGAACACTGA
- a CDS encoding sensor domain-containing phosphodiesterase has translation MHRKMTEQEIISSFDEAIENGQIYLVYQPKYNHSTGRLIGAEALMRWRHPELGEQLPDDFIPIMENYGLIHRADLFAFEEICRFHNSCPNYMLPISFNISRHDLFGHDYVNEIEAIRRRYDVPVHYFRAEITESSAIGGFDLISNAVKQFHEKGYLVEMDDFGSGYSSLSILKNLPVDFLKLDLRFLAGEGLGGRGGVIVNAVVQMAKWLNTPTLAEGVETIEQADFLKSIGCNYVQGYLYSKPISKEDFMMLLLAHDIEPTKPSLLLIKAMEAERFWDPDSLETLIFNNYVGAAAIFSYEKGQVDMLRVNSKYVKESGMNMTEQDILSADFWEPFSPENREIYEKTIRKAIQTGMEETCETWRTYQSKCCGVERVCVRSGLRVIGRGGDQSIIYAIVQNITEEKKNIQEMVDSDKRLRAAFEQANIYAWEYSIDTHEMRPCFRCMRDLGLPPVVKNYPEPVIESGLFPPDYADMYREWHRKLEDGVGELEAIIPLTVGRIPFHVRYTTEFDETGHPLKAYGSATLVVDSDKKDDSAK, from the coding sequence ATGCACCGTAAGATGACTGAACAGGAAATCATCAGTTCGTTTGATGAGGCTATTGAAAATGGCCAGATTTATCTGGTATATCAGCCTAAATACAATCATTCAACGGGCCGTCTGATCGGAGCGGAAGCTCTCATGCGCTGGCGGCATCCGGAACTCGGGGAACAACTCCCGGACGATTTCATCCCGATTATGGAGAATTACGGTCTCATCCATCGGGCTGATTTGTTTGCCTTTGAAGAAATCTGCCGTTTCCATAACAGCTGCCCGAATTATATGCTGCCCATTTCCTTCAACATTTCCCGTCATGACCTTTTCGGCCATGACTATGTGAATGAGATTGAAGCAATCCGCAGAAGGTACGACGTCCCCGTGCATTATTTCCGCGCGGAGATTACCGAGTCTTCCGCTATCGGCGGCTTTGACCTGATTTCCAATGCTGTGAAGCAGTTCCACGAAAAGGGATACCTGGTGGAGATGGATGATTTCGGAAGCGGATATTCTTCCCTGAGCATCCTCAAGAACCTGCCCGTGGATTTCCTGAAGCTGGACCTGCGCTTCCTGGCCGGGGAAGGCCTGGGCGGCCGCGGCGGCGTGATTGTTAACGCGGTGGTACAGATGGCCAAGTGGCTGAACACCCCGACCCTGGCGGAAGGTGTGGAAACCATTGAGCAGGCCGACTTCCTCAAGAGCATTGGCTGCAATTACGTACAGGGGTACCTGTATTCCAAGCCGATTTCCAAGGAAGACTTCATGATGCTGCTGCTGGCGCATGATATTGAGCCCACGAAGCCCTCCCTGCTGCTGATCAAGGCGATGGAAGCGGAGCGCTTCTGGGATCCGGATTCCCTGGAAACCCTGATCTTCAACAACTACGTTGGCGCCGCCGCCATTTTCTCCTATGAAAAGGGCCAGGTGGATATGCTGCGGGTAAACTCCAAGTACGTCAAGGAATCCGGCATGAACATGACAGAACAGGATATCCTGTCTGCTGATTTCTGGGAACCCTTCTCTCCGGAAAACCGGGAGATTTACGAAAAGACCATCCGCAAGGCTATTCAGACCGGCATGGAAGAAACCTGCGAAACCTGGCGCACTTATCAATCCAAGTGCTGCGGTGTGGAGCGGGTCTGTGTCCGCAGCGGCCTGCGTGTGATTGGCCGGGGCGGTGATCAGTCGATCATCTATGCCATCGTCCAGAACATCACAGAAGAGAAGAAGAACATCCAGGAAATGGTGGACAGTGACAAACGTCTCCGTGCCGCTTTCGAACAGGCAAACATATATGCCTGGGAGTACAGCATTGACACCCATGAAATGCGTCCCTGCTTCCGCTGCATGCGGGATCTGGGCCTGCCGCCTGTTGTAAAGAATTATCCGGAACCCGTGATCGAAAGCGGCCTGTTCCCGCCGGATTACGCGGATATGTACCGTGAATGGCACAGAAAGCTGGAGGACGGTGTCGGAGAGCTGGAAGCGATCATCCCGCTGACGGTCGGCCGCATTCCCTTCCATGTGAGATATACCACCGAGTTTGATGAGACCGGCCATCCGCTGAAGGCTTACGGCTCCGCCACGCTCGTGGTGGACTCCGACAAGAAGGATGACTCCGCCAAATAA
- a CDS encoding EAL domain-containing protein → MLILLVIMGYYFFRPRLPIRLNRAFLAILVIDICTEILEVASFRLNETWPEHATALLWVVNVLYFIFVYVRSYMFFVFTISVLDSKSLIWSRLRIFSPIVYVPCVLIALSTPWTHWLFRIEDGFHQGPLYWTIFACDCCYLTFATIGILRHLKELSAHEIISLLAIQVILKAGIVARFLLPNIIVMNTFCLMAIVVIFISFLNPDLYLSERGYVYNLPAFHALLAECWQRKKPCRVLGFTIQNYNEHREIFGGKQMDDALIGINKYLLETFPHLCSFYLRGGSYAMVGQNEPDLAELRKTLSERFTGSWKTGAGELRLGISFVEADMDLMNCPSDRLVNTLMISLDELSRVAEPDTSRSLMDSIDEINQKLEIRRCLEKSLDRDELEVFLQPLMDSKTGKRIAAEALVRLRDDNGNLIRPDLFISMAEQEGYIVRLGEQVLAKVCRFIRDHDMEALGVQWINVNLSPVQFMSRDVPSRFAEILKEYHVDEKMIHLEITEQSMIDFSLLRDQITGLHDNGFEFSLDDYGSGYSNLSRVRQYPFTNIKIDMEVVWNYCKEKDMLLPALVEGFKRMNLSITAEGIETEEMAGAMKDISCDYLQGYYFSQPVPMDEFVEQTMQMNKAC, encoded by the coding sequence ATGTTGATCCTGCTGGTCATCATGGGTTACTACTTCTTCCGTCCCAGGCTGCCAATCCGCCTGAACCGTGCTTTCCTGGCTATCCTGGTCATTGATATCTGCACGGAAATCCTTGAGGTTGCCTCCTTCCGCCTGAACGAAACCTGGCCGGAGCATGCCACCGCATTACTCTGGGTTGTCAATGTGCTGTATTTCATTTTTGTATATGTTCGTTCCTATATGTTCTTTGTGTTCACAATCAGCGTGCTTGATTCCAAGTCCCTGATCTGGTCACGGCTGCGCATCTTTTCTCCAATTGTATATGTTCCCTGCGTCCTGATTGCACTGTCCACTCCGTGGACCCACTGGCTGTTCCGGATTGAAGACGGATTCCACCAGGGTCCGCTTTACTGGACGATCTTCGCCTGTGACTGCTGTTACCTGACTTTTGCCACCATCGGTATTCTCCGGCACCTGAAGGAACTGAGCGCGCATGAAATCATCAGCCTGCTGGCCATCCAGGTAATCCTGAAGGCCGGTATTGTCGCCCGTTTCCTGCTGCCGAATATTATTGTAATGAACACCTTCTGCCTGATGGCCATCGTGGTGATTTTCATTTCCTTCCTGAATCCGGATCTTTATCTGTCCGAACGGGGATATGTTTATAACCTTCCGGCCTTCCATGCCCTGCTGGCTGAATGCTGGCAGCGGAAGAAACCCTGCCGGGTGCTGGGCTTTACCATCCAGAATTATAATGAACATCGGGAGATCTTCGGCGGAAAGCAGATGGATGACGCCCTGATCGGCATCAACAAATACCTGCTGGAAACCTTCCCACACCTTTGCAGTTTCTATCTGCGGGGCGGTTCCTACGCCATGGTGGGGCAGAACGAACCCGACCTGGCGGAACTGCGCAAGACGCTCAGCGAACGCTTTACCGGTTCCTGGAAAACCGGAGCCGGCGAACTGCGGCTGGGCATCTCTTTTGTGGAAGCGGATATGGACCTGATGAACTGTCCCTCCGACCGGCTGGTCAATACCTTGATGATTTCCCTGGATGAGCTGAGCCGTGTGGCCGAACCGGATACCAGCCGTTCCCTGATGGATTCCATCGATGAGATCAACCAGAAGCTGGAGATCCGCCGGTGCCTGGAAAAATCCCTGGACAGGGACGAACTGGAAGTGTTCCTCCAGCCGCTGATGGACAGCAAAACCGGAAAACGGATCGCGGCGGAAGCGCTGGTCCGGCTGCGGGATGACAACGGCAACCTGATCCGGCCGGACCTGTTCATCTCCATGGCAGAACAGGAAGGCTATATCGTACGGCTGGGCGAGCAGGTGCTTGCCAAGGTCTGCCGGTTTATCCGGGATCATGACATGGAAGCCCTGGGCGTCCAGTGGATCAACGTCAACCTGAGCCCTGTGCAGTTCATGAGCCGGGACGTTCCTTCCCGCTTTGCGGAAATCCTGAAGGAATATCATGTGGATGAAAAAATGATCCACCTGGAGATTACGGAACAGAGCATGATCGACTTCTCCCTTCTGCGGGACCAGATCACCGGCCTGCACGACAACGGGTTTGAGTTCTCCCTGGATGATTACGGAAGCGGTTATTCCAACCTCTCCAGGGTTCGCCAGTACCCCTTCACCAATATCAAAATCGACATGGAAGTCGTGTGGAACTACTGCAAGGAAAAAGACATGCTGCTCCCCGCCCTGGTGGAAGGCTTCAAGCGGATGAACCTGAGCATTACCGCCGAGGGCATCGAAACAGAGGAAATGGCCGGCGCCATGAAGGATATCAGCTGCGACTACCTGCAGGGATATTACTTCTCCCAGCCCGTGCCGATGGATGAGTTTGTGGAACAGACCATGCAGATGAATAAAGCCTGCTGA
- a CDS encoding AMP-binding protein, protein MTTRTDLSQLSAVASRIREMREIMGWTPEEMAEKTEVTVAEYLDYEAGQTDMPFTFIYKSAQAFNMELTELLEGHNAFLSTYTVTRRGKGETTAKEEGIAISNLAPKFRDKVAEPYWVRYEYSEKQQNEPIHTTTHKGQEFDLVLSGSLKVQVGDHTEILEEGDSIYYNSSLPHGMIAVNGKDCVFLAMILPVEGQQSGADFAAVPKAARYEGHLVAEKFIDAKEDEQGRLTSISFPNHETFNFGFDIVDEIARKYPDKLAMLYVDKHHEERRFTFKDIKDASNQCANYFTSLGIKRGDRVMLVLKRHYQFWFSMVALHKLGAIAIPATNQLKEHDFEYRFNAAGVKALICTADGDTAEIAERAAAKCPSVETLIMVNGSREGWHDLNAEYPLFTRRYRRPEGASCGNEPALMFFTSGTTGNPKMAQHRHTYALGHYVTAKYWHCCERDGLHFTISDTGWGKSLWGKLYGQWLCEGAVFVYDFDKFDAADILPMFKKYNITTFCAPPTMLRMFIKVDLANYDLSSIHHMTTAGEALNPEVYRQFEKATGLQIMEGFGQTETTLTIGNLAGTVPKIGSMGKANPQYDVDIVDPDGNSVASGEVGEIVIHTDRNVPCGLYREYYLDEEKTKEAWHDGMYHTGDTAWRDEDGYFWYVSRIDDVIKSSGYRIGPFEIESVIMELPYVLECGVSAEPDEVRGQIVKASIVLTKGTEGTEELKKEIQQYVKEHTAPYKYPRKIVFRDELPKTISGKIQRNLL, encoded by the coding sequence ATGACAACCCGGACTGACCTGAGCCAATTGAGTGCGGTTGCTTCCCGTATCCGTGAAATGCGGGAGATCATGGGCTGGACCCCTGAGGAAATGGCGGAAAAGACGGAGGTAACCGTTGCGGAATACCTCGATTACGAAGCCGGCCAGACCGATATGCCCTTTACTTTCATCTACAAGTCCGCCCAGGCTTTCAATATGGAGCTGACGGAACTGCTGGAAGGCCACAACGCTTTCCTGTCCACCTACACGGTGACTCGCCGCGGCAAGGGCGAGACCACCGCGAAGGAAGAGGGCATTGCCATTTCGAACCTGGCGCCGAAATTCCGGGACAAGGTGGCTGAGCCCTACTGGGTCCGCTACGAATATTCCGAAAAGCAGCAGAATGAGCCGATTCATACGACCACCCATAAGGGACAGGAATTCGATCTGGTGCTTTCCGGAAGCCTGAAGGTCCAGGTCGGCGACCATACCGAGATCCTGGAGGAAGGCGACAGCATCTATTACAACTCCTCCCTGCCGCACGGCATGATCGCCGTGAACGGGAAGGACTGCGTCTTCCTGGCGATGATCCTTCCGGTTGAAGGACAGCAGAGCGGCGCTGATTTCGCGGCCGTACCCAAGGCTGCCCGGTATGAGGGTCACCTGGTTGCCGAGAAGTTTATTGACGCGAAGGAGGATGAGCAGGGAAGGCTCACTTCCATCAGCTTCCCGAATCATGAAACCTTCAACTTCGGTTTTGATATCGTGGACGAGATCGCCCGCAAGTATCCGGATAAGCTGGCCATGCTCTATGTGGACAAGCATCATGAGGAGCGCCGCTTTACCTTCAAGGATATCAAGGACGCCTCCAACCAGTGCGCCAACTATTTCACCTCCCTGGGAATCAAGCGGGGCGACCGGGTCATGCTGGTGCTTAAGAGGCACTATCAGTTCTGGTTCTCCATGGTGGCCCTGCACAAGCTGGGCGCTATCGCGATCCCCGCAACCAACCAGCTGAAGGAGCATGACTTTGAGTACCGCTTCAACGCTGCCGGCGTCAAGGCCCTGATCTGCACGGCTGACGGGGACACCGCTGAAATTGCCGAGCGGGCCGCCGCCAAGTGCCCCAGCGTGGAAACCCTGATCATGGTCAACGGTTCCCGGGAGGGCTGGCATGACCTGAATGCGGAATACCCGCTCTTCACCCGCCGCTACCGCCGTCCGGAAGGCGCCTCCTGCGGCAACGAGCCGGCGCTCATGTTCTTCACTTCCGGCACCACCGGCAATCCGAAGATGGCTCAGCACCGGCACACCTACGCCCTGGGACATTACGTCACGGCGAAGTACTGGCACTGCTGCGAGCGGGACGGTCTCCACTTCACCATCTCCGACACCGGCTGGGGCAAATCCCTCTGGGGCAAGCTTTACGGCCAGTGGCTGTGCGAGGGCGCGGTCTTCGTCTATGACTTCGATAAGTTCGACGCGGCGGATATCCTGCCCATGTTCAAGAAATACAACATCACGACCTTCTGCGCACCGCCCACCATGCTCCGGATGTTCATCAAGGTGGACCTGGCCAATTACGACCTCAGCTCCATTCACCATATGACCACCGCCGGCGAAGCCCTCAACCCCGAGGTCTACCGCCAGTTCGAGAAGGCCACGGGCCTGCAGATCATGGAGGGCTTCGGCCAGACGGAGACCACGCTGACCATCGGCAACCTGGCCGGTACCGTGCCGAAGATCGGTTCTATGGGTAAGGCCAATCCCCAGTACGACGTGGATATCGTGGATCCGGACGGCAATTCCGTTGCAAGCGGTGAAGTGGGCGAGATTGTTATCCATACCGACAGGAATGTTCCCTGCGGTCTCTACCGGGAGTATTACCTGGACGAGGAAAAGACGAAGGAAGCCTGGCACGACGGCATGTACCACACCGGCGACACAGCCTGGCGGGATGAGGACGGCTACTTCTGGTATGTTTCCCGGATTGACGACGTTATCAAATCCTCCGGCTACCGTATCGGGCCGTTCGAGATCGAATCCGTCATCATGGAACTGCCCTATGTGCTGGAGTGCGGCGTTTCCGCCGAACCGGATGAGGTGCGCGGCCAGATCGTCAAGGCGTCCATTGTCCTGACCAAGGGCACCGAAGGAACCGAAGAGCTCAAAAAGGAAATCCAGCAGTATGTCAAAGAGCATACCGCGCCTTACAAATATCCCCGCAAGATTGTCTTCCGGGACGAACTGCCCAAGACGATCTCCGGCAAGATCCAGCGCAACCTGCTGTAA